CACTTGAGAAAATTGCATCATTTATATAATCTTTTTGTCCACAATATATACCGGACTTCGCACCGTATAATGGCAGCAAGGCGTTAAGATAATTGTACCTTCAGTGACGTAAAAAAACCAGCCGACTTTTCAAAACTATCGTTGCGAATTCAAAATTAGCCAGTTTTTCGACTAGCCGGACCTTCTTTTGTAGGATCCTTCCGTTAATAACTTGTAAACCGCCGGGTTTTGTGTCGATTTTTCATAGTTTTTGTAGAAAACAAATTATTTCCAAACTCTTGCAGGAAACGTCCAAAATACAGAGAATATTAAAATTCATCACAAAGAGGAGGGATTTTTAGTGGCTTTTGTTAAATATCAAAAAGAAAAAAACAAAAAAGGCATTTCAGCCAAAACAATCGGTATCAATCGTAAAGGAAGGTTCGCCTTTTATAAGCCGGTCGTTGAGAAATACTTGCAGGATTCCAGCTATGTTGAGCTTTTCTTTGACCCCGACGCCAAAAAAGTGGGCATTCTGCCGGTGCAGGAACCTTCGGTCGACGCTTTTAAGATCCAGGGAAAGACGACCAAAATGATTGTCGCGAAAAAGTTTTTAAACCGTTTTCAGATCCCCGTGGAAGATAAGCGCTATGATTTCGAATATGAAGACGGCATGCTGATTGTGCAGTTATAAGGCAACCTCTTGATCTGCGTGTTTGCATCCCCGGAGGCTGTGGCGCTCGAATGGGCTTCCTTCCCTGCCGCTCAGAAAATGTCTCGGCGCGAAAAGATGAAAGGTCCGGTTCGATGTGGTTCGCCGGACCTTGTCGTCTTGTCTTTTCCTTCAGCCAATATATGCCGAAAGGTTTTGCACCAACCGTTCACCGACCTTCCAAACATCCCCGGCTCCCATCGTGATGACCAGGTCCCCCGGTTCCAGATGTTGCTGCAGGTACTCGGTAATCCGGTCCAACTTGCCCAGATAGCGCACGTCTTGATGGTGTTTGGCCGCTTCCCGGGCCAAGTCGGCGCTGGAAATATCCCCCGGATCGACTTCGCGAGCGGGATAAATATCCGCCAATACCAGAATATCCGAGTCCGTAAAGGACCGCGCAAACTCCGGCAATAAATATTTGGTCCTGCTGAATAAGTGCGGCTGAAAAACGCACCAGATCCGGCCGTTAAAAAATCCCCGGGCCGCCGCCAGCGTCGTCCGGATCGCTCCCGGATGGTGGGCGTAATCGTCCACGATCAGCGCTTGGTTGACCTTCCCTTTGATCTCAAAACGGCGGTGCACCCCGGTAAACCGTCCCACTGTCGCCAAGGCGGTGGGAAGATCCACTCCCAGCTCCGCGGCGATGGCCAGGGCGCCCGCCGCATTCTGCAGGTTATGCCGGCCGGGGACCGCCAGCCGTAATATGCCTTGATCCTTGCCATGATACCGCAACCGTGCCGCGATTCCCAGCGGCGGTTCCGGCCGGATCTCCGACAGCTCCCAATCAAACTGGGGCTGAAAGCCGAAACTGATTCCCTTGCCGGGAAAACGCCGCAACAGGCCGGCGGCATTCGGGTCATCGCCCCAGGTCACCAACACGCCGT
The window above is part of the Hydrogenispora ethanolica genome. Proteins encoded here:
- the murC gene encoding UDP-N-acetylmuramate--L-alanine ligase, yielding MKHLHFVGIGGARLSGLAKLYHDRGFSISGSDWQQSRVTQKLVEQGIQVHIGHQAANIAGADLVVYTNAVGKENPEVLKAVEQGVPLLEGAELLGKLMGEVGKGIAIAGTHGKTTTSAMTAMILTEGGIDPTVLIGGEVAAFDGNHRSGKSEYMVVEACEFKRSFLHLNPVIELITNIDWDHPDCFPTFADVVQTFADFVDRLPKDGVLVTWGDDPNAAGLLRRFPGKGISFGFQPQFDWELSEIRPEPPLGIAARLRYHGKDQGILRLAVPGRHNLQNAAGALAIAAELGVDLPTALATVGRFTGVHRRFEIKGKVNQALIVDDYAHHPGAIRTTLAAARGFFNGRIWCVFQPHLFSRTKYLLPEFARSFTDSDILVLADIYPAREVDPGDISSADLAREAAKHHQDVRYLGKLDRITEYLQQHLEPGDLVITMGAGDVWKVGERLVQNLSAYIG